From one Pseudomonas sp. MYb118 genomic stretch:
- a CDS encoding RNA polymerase factor sigma-70 yields the protein MQKPNSAGTSSQLLEVFFERRQRLIGLAARITGCRSHAEDIVHEAFLKVGEADASAPIRSQASYLTRVVRNLSIDHYRRRQFEERWIFPEDDSSEVSGPQTETPEALVSDQQVLEKVCGALSDLPERTRYAFEMCRIHGMKQKDIAKVLGVSPALVHAMISEALLHCRQKAL from the coding sequence ATGCAAAAGCCCAATTCGGCGGGGACCAGTTCCCAGTTGCTTGAAGTGTTCTTCGAGCGGCGTCAGCGCTTGATTGGGCTCGCGGCCCGGATCACGGGATGCCGCAGTCATGCGGAAGACATTGTCCATGAAGCATTTCTCAAGGTGGGTGAAGCTGACGCCAGTGCGCCGATTCGCTCCCAGGCCTCGTACCTCACTCGTGTAGTGCGCAATCTGTCGATCGACCACTACCGTCGCCGTCAATTTGAAGAGCGTTGGATCTTCCCCGAAGATGACAGCAGCGAGGTGTCCGGCCCGCAGACGGAAACGCCGGAAGCACTGGTGTCAGATCAACAGGTTCTGGAAAAGGTTTGCGGAGCATTGTCCGATTTGCCCGAGCGCACTCGTTATGCGTTCGAAATGTGCCGCATTCACGGTATGAAGCAGAAAGACATCGCGAAAGTCCTGGGCGTTTCTCCAGCACTGGTCCACGCCATGATCAGCGAGGCCCTGCTCCACTGTCGGCAGAAAGCCCTCTGA
- a CDS encoding dihydroorotate dehydrogenase yields MTRLTTTIGRLTLKNPVICGAGEQTMTADAIRAALASGAGAVVAKSTNESTAAKEQLDKTDYVLLDAQWNRLPWNFQPPAEASLFGRSGLVQRDFEEWLQELALLDREARLQDAYVIPSLILSDLEQCAAFAQRIEQAGLRVLELNIGAPHGEEAAKGAIVLERGAARIEAIVRRLREATTLPLWIKLTGQSEDVVGLAQAARRGGADSVVMMGRFMGFIPDLDSGLPLLGTSAAIGGAWALPLTARWVMQTRKAMGDDYPLIATNGARSGLDVARFLLAGACATEMTSAVFTGGYGVLSDAIEELETYVAKRESTVSELLGSAADKVQTYQQQPSREGWWEQFAPKCQGSLA; encoded by the coding sequence ATGACACGACTGACGACCACCATTGGCCGGCTGACCCTGAAAAACCCGGTGATCTGCGGGGCCGGTGAACAGACCATGACCGCAGACGCTATCCGCGCCGCCCTGGCCAGCGGCGCCGGGGCGGTGGTGGCCAAGTCCACCAACGAATCCACCGCCGCCAAGGAGCAACTGGACAAGACCGACTACGTGCTGCTCGACGCCCAGTGGAACCGCCTGCCCTGGAACTTCCAGCCGCCGGCCGAGGCCAGCCTCTTCGGCCGCTCGGGCCTGGTGCAGCGCGACTTCGAGGAGTGGCTGCAGGAACTGGCGCTGCTCGACCGCGAAGCGCGCCTGCAAGACGCCTACGTCATCCCCAGCCTGATCCTCAGCGATCTGGAGCAGTGCGCGGCCTTCGCCCAACGCATCGAACAGGCCGGCCTGCGCGTGCTGGAACTGAACATCGGTGCGCCCCACGGCGAAGAAGCCGCCAAGGGCGCCATCGTCCTCGAACGCGGCGCTGCGCGTATCGAAGCCATCGTGCGCCGCCTGCGCGAAGCCACCACCCTGCCCCTGTGGATCAAGCTCACCGGGCAAAGCGAAGACGTGGTCGGCCTGGCCCAGGCCGCACGTCGCGGCGGCGCCGACAGCGTGGTGATGATGGGCCGCTTCATGGGATTCATCCCGGACCTGGACAGCGGCTTGCCCCTGCTTGGCACCAGCGCCGCCATCGGTGGCGCCTGGGCCCTGCCACTCACCGCGCGCTGGGTCATGCAGACGCGCAAGGCCATGGGCGACGACTACCCGCTGATCGCCACCAATGGCGCACGCAGCGGCCTGGACGTGGCCCGCTTCCTGCTGGCGGGCGCCTGCGCCACCGAGATGACCTCGGCGGTGTTCACCGGCGGTTACGGGGTGTTGAGCGATGCCATCGAGGAGCTGGAGACGTACGTGGCCAAACGCGAATCGACGGTCAGCGAGTTGCTGGGCAGCGCGGCGGACAAGGTGCAGACCTATCAGCAGCAGCCAAGCCGCGAGGGCTGGTGGGAGCAGTTCGCCCCAAAGTGCCAAGGGTCTCTCGCCTGA
- a CDS encoding TetR/AcrR family transcriptional regulator has translation MSENAREAILAAAKSAAQLHGYTGINLRSIAAEIGIKSASIYYHFASKADLGAAVAERYWQDALAMLGDIQASNADPYQCLQLYPSIFRKSLKDNNRLCLSSFMAAEFEDLPDQVSKEVKAFADVNVRWLAEMLVSAGWEPGPACERRARAIYTAVAGAQLIARTRADVNLFDELMLSYQDAGLIPA, from the coding sequence GTGAGTGAGAACGCCCGAGAGGCCATTCTGGCTGCGGCGAAATCCGCGGCGCAGTTGCACGGATACACCGGTATTAACTTGCGAAGCATTGCCGCAGAAATCGGTATCAAGAGCGCGAGCATCTACTACCACTTTGCGAGCAAAGCTGACCTGGGCGCTGCCGTCGCAGAGCGCTATTGGCAGGACGCGCTGGCGATGCTTGGAGACATACAAGCCTCGAACGCTGATCCGTATCAGTGTTTGCAGCTGTACCCGTCCATCTTTCGTAAATCCTTGAAGGACAATAACAGGCTTTGTTTGTCCAGCTTCATGGCCGCAGAATTCGAAGACCTGCCTGACCAGGTATCCAAAGAGGTCAAGGCATTTGCGGACGTCAACGTGAGATGGCTCGCTGAAATGCTGGTAAGTGCCGGCTGGGAACCTGGGCCGGCTTGTGAACGTCGTGCTCGCGCCATCTACACCGCTGTCGCAGGCGCGCAGCTCATCGCGCGAACCAGGGCAGACGTCAACCTGTTTGACGAATTGATGTTGAGCTATCAGGACGCGGGGTTGATTCCAGCCTGA
- a CDS encoding nucleoside permease: protein MTWMSARLSAMMFMQFFIWGGWFVTLGTFLSSQLGATGGQIGMAFSTQSWGAIIAPFVIGLIADRFFNAERILAVLHLVGAVLLYQLYRASDFAAFYPYVLAYMMIYMPTLALVNSVAFRQMRDPALEFSRIRVWGTVGWIVAGVVISFVFAWDSKAAIASGGLRNTFLMAALASLVLGVYSFTLPNTAPLKAEQTRTGFRQMLGLDALGLLKDRSYLVFFIASILICIPLAFYYQNANPFLADIGMTNPTAKMTIGQVSEVLFMLLLPLFIHRFGIKIALLMGMLAWALRYVLFAYGNNADLAFMLFTGIALHGICYDFFFVSGQIYTDAKTPERFRSSAQGLITLATYGVGMLVGFWVAGHISDYYATAAGHQWQSIWLFPAFFSLAVVLVFMFAFRDAQPAPPASAKERSATS from the coding sequence ATGACGTGGATGAGTGCGCGCTTGAGCGCCATGATGTTTATGCAGTTTTTTATCTGGGGTGGCTGGTTCGTCACGCTGGGCACATTTTTGTCCAGCCAGTTAGGCGCCACCGGAGGCCAGATCGGCATGGCGTTTTCGACTCAGTCCTGGGGCGCGATCATTGCTCCGTTCGTGATCGGGCTGATCGCTGACCGTTTCTTCAACGCCGAACGCATTTTGGCGGTGCTGCATCTGGTCGGGGCGGTGTTGCTCTATCAGCTCTATCGGGCCTCGGATTTTGCCGCGTTCTATCCCTACGTGCTGGCGTACATGATGATCTATATGCCGACCCTGGCACTGGTCAACTCCGTTGCCTTCCGGCAGATGCGCGACCCGGCCCTGGAGTTCTCGCGCATTCGGGTGTGGGGCACCGTGGGCTGGATTGTCGCCGGTGTGGTGATCAGTTTTGTCTTTGCCTGGGACTCGAAAGCCGCGATTGCCAGCGGTGGCCTGCGCAACACCTTCCTGATGGCTGCGCTGGCGTCTCTGGTGCTGGGCGTCTACAGCTTCACGCTGCCGAATACCGCGCCGCTCAAAGCGGAGCAAACGCGAACCGGCTTCAGGCAGATGCTCGGCCTCGATGCCCTGGGCCTTTTGAAAGACCGCAGTTACCTGGTGTTTTTCATTGCGTCGATCCTGATCTGCATCCCGCTGGCGTTCTATTACCAGAATGCCAACCCTTTTCTGGCCGACATCGGCATGACCAATCCTACGGCGAAGATGACCATCGGGCAGGTCTCCGAAGTCCTGTTCATGCTTTTGCTGCCTCTGTTCATTCATCGCTTCGGGATCAAGATTGCCTTGTTGATGGGCATGCTCGCGTGGGCCCTGCGCTACGTGTTGTTTGCCTACGGTAACAACGCCGACCTGGCCTTCATGCTGTTCACCGGTATCGCCCTGCACGGCATCTGCTACGACTTTTTCTTTGTGTCCGGGCAGATCTACACCGATGCAAAAACCCCGGAGCGTTTCAGGAGTTCGGCGCAGGGATTGATTACCCTGGCCACCTACGGCGTGGGCATGCTGGTCGGCTTCTGGGTCGCGGGCCACATCTCCGATTATTACGCCACTGCGGCGGGTCATCAGTGGCAGAGCATCTGGTTGTTCCCGGCGTTCTTTTCCCTGGCCGTGGTGCTGGTATTCATGTTCGCCTTTCGTGATGCACAACCCGCGCCGCCAGCGTCTGCCAAGGAGCGATCGGCGACGAGTTGA
- a CDS encoding amidohydrolase, with translation MQTSSSWVVLAALLLGLAGSAQAQSPGALEEQAHSRAAAVETKLIEWRRDIHQHPELGSQETRTAKLVADHLRKLGLEVHTGIAHTGVVGILEGGKPGPVVALRADMDALPVKEPEGLPFASKARGNYQGQEVDVMHACGHDAHTAMLMATAEVLAGLRDNLPGKVMFIFQPAEEGNSLPASDPNELWGAQRMLQEGLFDTLKPDAVFAVHVMPGRSGELSWRTGATTASSDDLHITVTGKQGHGGMPWNTVDPIVTAAQVITGVQTIVSRRTNLTQSPAVVTVGTIQGGSAANIIPEKVQMTGTIRTYDEKVRAQIGRDVKLTAEKIAESADAKADVSVIAGYGTTVNDERLAAQMAPVLTRAASGKVATSPLVGAAEDFSFFAREAPGLFIFLGVTPEGQDPATAAPNHNPRFFVDEKALVVGARALSGLTVEFLQSVKQG, from the coding sequence ATGCAGACTTCCTCCTCCTGGGTCGTCCTGGCCGCCCTGCTGCTGGGCCTGGCCGGTAGCGCCCAGGCGCAATCACCCGGCGCACTCGAAGAACAGGCCCACAGCCGTGCGGCCGCAGTGGAAACCAAGCTGATCGAATGGCGCCGCGACATCCACCAACACCCGGAACTGGGCAGCCAGGAGACGCGCACCGCCAAACTGGTGGCCGATCACCTGCGCAAACTCGGCCTAGAAGTTCACACAGGCATCGCACACACCGGCGTGGTCGGCATCCTCGAAGGTGGCAAGCCCGGGCCAGTGGTTGCCCTGCGCGCCGACATGGACGCCTTGCCGGTCAAGGAGCCGGAAGGTTTGCCGTTCGCCTCCAAGGCTCGCGGCAATTACCAGGGCCAGGAAGTGGACGTCATGCACGCCTGCGGCCACGATGCACACACCGCGATGCTGATGGCCACCGCCGAAGTGCTGGCGGGCCTGCGCGACAACCTGCCGGGCAAAGTGATGTTCATCTTCCAGCCGGCCGAAGAAGGCAACAGTCTGCCCGCCTCCGACCCGAATGAATTGTGGGGCGCGCAACGGATGTTGCAGGAAGGTTTGTTCGACACGCTCAAACCCGATGCGGTCTTCGCTGTGCACGTGATGCCAGGGCGGTCAGGGGAACTCAGCTGGCGCACCGGCGCGACCACCGCCAGCAGCGATGACCTGCACATCACCGTCACCGGCAAACAAGGCCATGGCGGCATGCCCTGGAACACCGTCGATCCCATCGTCACGGCGGCCCAGGTCATCACTGGTGTGCAAACCATCGTCAGCCGCCGGACCAACCTGACGCAGTCGCCGGCGGTGGTTACCGTCGGCACGATCCAGGGCGGCAGCGCGGCCAACATCATCCCGGAAAAAGTGCAGATGACGGGCACCATTCGGACTTACGACGAGAAGGTCCGGGCGCAGATTGGGCGTGATGTGAAGCTGACGGCAGAGAAGATTGCCGAAAGTGCGGATGCCAAGGCTGATGTGTCGGTGATTGCGGGGTATGGCACGACCGTGAACGACGAGAGACTCGCGGCGCAGATGGCCCCGGTGCTTACGCGTGCGGCCTCCGGGAAGGTTGCGACTAGCCCATTGGTGGGAGCGGCTGAGGATTTCTCTTTCTTTGCCCGAGAGGCGCCGGGGCTGTTTATCTTTCTTGGGGTGACGCCTGAGGGGCAGGATCCGGCGACTGCGGCACCGAATCATAATCCGAGGTTCTTCGTGGATGAGAAGGCGTTGGTGGTTGGGGCGCGGGCGTTGTCGGGGCTGACCGTTGAGTTTTTGCAATCAGTGAAGCAAGGGTGA
- a CDS encoding metal-dependent hydrolase yields the protein MDSLTQAVLGAAVQGTVLGRIQGRRSLLYGAALGTLPDLDVLIRYADPVSRMTFHRGFSHSIFVLTGVALLLAFVVHWLAQRRWPDKGYTFTRLFLAFWLTLVTHPLLDSFTAFGTQLFWPLQWVPESWSAVFIIDPVYTLPLLGAVIYALCKGFAGRATYVMGTVLLLSTAYLGLCLAARFVVEQRFASVLSQQGVIVGEVRALPVAYNSLVWRVLAKTPNGEYYEGVSSVFDRAPPEMQRHSFNLELGQSLAGVPLHNRLRWFTDDWLRYDIVEDGLVVSDLRMGTPSNYTFRFKMAERNAAGGWEAITPERCCSMGTNSLFNYEDLTLIWHRIFYQQPPLPLAAWTTKYLGDAEGR from the coding sequence TTGGACTCTCTCACCCAAGCTGTACTCGGTGCCGCAGTTCAAGGCACGGTATTGGGCCGCATACAGGGCAGACGTTCATTGCTGTATGGCGCGGCATTGGGCACCCTGCCCGACCTGGATGTGCTCATCCGTTACGCCGACCCCGTGTCGAGGATGACCTTCCATCGCGGCTTCTCGCACTCCATCTTTGTGCTCACAGGCGTTGCCCTGCTGCTGGCCTTCGTTGTGCATTGGCTTGCCCAGCGGCGTTGGCCAGACAAGGGTTATACGTTCACCAGGCTGTTCCTGGCCTTCTGGCTGACACTTGTAACGCATCCGCTGCTCGACTCATTCACGGCCTTCGGCACCCAACTGTTCTGGCCATTGCAATGGGTGCCGGAAAGCTGGTCAGCCGTTTTCATCATCGACCCTGTCTACACATTGCCACTGCTGGGGGCCGTTATCTACGCACTGTGCAAAGGCTTTGCCGGGCGTGCAACGTACGTCATGGGAACGGTGCTGTTGCTGAGCACGGCTTATCTGGGCTTGTGCCTGGCGGCTCGCTTCGTTGTCGAGCAGCGGTTTGCATCAGTGCTGAGTCAGCAAGGTGTCATCGTCGGTGAAGTGCGCGCGTTGCCCGTGGCGTACAACAGCCTGGTATGGCGGGTGCTGGCTAAAACGCCGAACGGCGAGTATTACGAGGGTGTGAGCAGCGTATTTGACCGAGCACCGCCGGAAATGCAGCGCCACTCATTCAATCTTGAACTCGGTCAGTCTCTGGCTGGGGTACCGTTGCACAATCGGTTGCGCTGGTTCACAGATGACTGGCTGCGTTACGACATCGTTGAGGATGGCCTGGTGGTCTCCGACCTGCGTATGGGCACTCCGAGCAACTACACCTTCCGCTTCAAAATGGCCGAGCGCAATGCCGCCGGCGGCTGGGAAGCGATTACCCCCGAAAGGTGCTGCAGCATGGGCACCAACTCGCTGTTCAATTACGAAGACCTCACCCTGATCTGGCACCGCATTTTTTATCAACAGCCACCGCTGCCGTTGGCAGCCTGGACAACCAAGTATCTGGGTGATGCCGAGGGCCGATAA
- a CDS encoding FecR domain-containing protein, with amino-acid sequence MTNPPSPPKSTEEIAADWCVLLHFGECTDADRAAFQRWHDADPSHALEYTKMCRIWQVSEQLPASVDVERNARSRWSQRLPLMARAAVLVVALGAAWGIGWSAGMLPGSVRYFMAQDVRREVLLPDQSQVQLNQRTGLVYLGFRDQRQVLLRNGEAYFDVHHDPEQPFVIRADNASIRVTGTHFNVWTGPELTTVTVTQGSVLAARNDASNDNNQGAVLTAGMQAAFGPDRMLQLARIDPSRAAAWRNGKLMLDDVSLREALPLINRYLDVPLKLASSDVGDLRIGGTYDTAELQQLVSALPKILPVKLRHSDQATLLLRR; translated from the coding sequence ATGACCAATCCTCCCAGCCCGCCGAAATCCACTGAAGAAATTGCTGCCGACTGGTGTGTGCTGTTGCATTTCGGCGAGTGCACGGATGCGGATCGTGCAGCGTTCCAGCGCTGGCATGACGCTGATCCGTCCCATGCGCTGGAATACACGAAAATGTGTCGAATCTGGCAGGTCAGCGAGCAGTTGCCGGCCAGCGTTGATGTCGAGCGGAATGCACGTTCGCGCTGGAGCCAGCGTCTGCCCCTGATGGCGCGCGCGGCGGTGCTCGTGGTCGCCCTGGGGGCGGCTTGGGGTATCGGTTGGTCAGCGGGCATGCTGCCAGGCAGTGTTCGTTACTTCATGGCGCAGGACGTCCGTCGAGAGGTGTTGTTGCCTGATCAGAGCCAGGTGCAACTCAATCAGCGCACGGGGCTGGTCTACCTGGGTTTTCGCGATCAGCGCCAGGTACTGCTACGCAATGGCGAGGCATATTTCGATGTGCATCACGACCCTGAGCAGCCGTTCGTGATTCGTGCCGATAACGCCAGCATCAGAGTCACCGGTACGCATTTCAATGTCTGGACCGGACCTGAACTCACCACGGTAACCGTGACTCAGGGTTCGGTATTGGCCGCGCGCAATGACGCCAGCAATGACAACAATCAGGGGGCGGTGCTCACCGCTGGAATGCAAGCGGCCTTCGGCCCCGATCGAATGCTGCAGTTGGCTCGCATTGATCCTTCCCGTGCCGCTGCCTGGCGCAATGGCAAGCTGATGCTCGATGATGTCAGCCTGCGCGAAGCGTTGCCCCTGATCAACCGCTACCTTGACGTACCGTTGAAGCTGGCGAGCAGCGATGTCGGCGATCTGCGCATCGGTGGCACCTATGACACCGCCGAGCTTCAGCAACTGGTCAGCGCGCTGCCGAAAATACTGCCCGTCAAATTACGCCACAGTGATCAGGCGACGCTCCTGCTGCGGCGCTGA
- a CDS encoding helix-turn-helix domain-containing protein, which translates to MSLKTAFAAVLKAMRGARGLSQKNLAEVSSRTYVSKLERAQSSPTLEMMHTLSPPLKVSPLTLVAITIATETGESIRSLINRLEDETSELARAGVLKQLQIPEVETTKSHRPMALPKGRQPFKATQQTEFSFAD; encoded by the coding sequence ATGTCACTGAAAACTGCCTTTGCTGCCGTACTCAAAGCGATGCGCGGCGCCCGAGGGCTTTCGCAAAAAAACCTGGCAGAAGTCAGCAGTCGTACCTACGTCTCAAAGCTGGAGCGTGCCCAGAGCAGCCCGACTCTGGAGATGATGCATACCCTCAGCCCTCCTTTGAAAGTCAGCCCTTTGACCCTGGTGGCCATTACCATTGCGACGGAGACGGGTGAATCCATCAGATCCCTGATCAATCGCCTTGAAGATGAGACGAGTGAGCTTGCTCGCGCCGGAGTGTTGAAGCAACTGCAGATTCCCGAAGTTGAAACGACGAAAAGCCATCGTCCAATGGCATTACCCAAAGGCAGGCAGCCGTTCAAAGCGACTCAACAAACTGAGTTTTCGTTCGCTGATTGA
- a CDS encoding glutathione S-transferase yields MKIHDWFDGPYPARVRIALAEKGLLPKIEFVSVNLWTGEHKKPEFLAINYSGTLPVLELQDGTLIAECTAITQYLDSLDGHPTLTGETPLEKGLIHMMTKRAEIEFLDAVSVYFHHATPGLGPDVELYQNAEWGAKMGEKAVRGMRYFDNVLKGQPFVAGEQFSMADIAVLGGMIFASLVKLPVPEECVALRAWHAKMQERPSVQTWRALVEQGAPKS; encoded by the coding sequence ATGAAAATCCACGACTGGTTCGATGGCCCGTACCCAGCCCGGGTACGCATCGCTCTCGCCGAAAAAGGGCTGTTGCCGAAGATTGAATTCGTTTCGGTCAACCTGTGGACCGGCGAGCACAAGAAACCCGAATTTCTTGCCATCAACTACTCCGGCACGCTCCCTGTACTTGAGCTCCAGGATGGAACACTGATCGCGGAATGCACTGCGATTACCCAGTATCTGGACAGCCTGGACGGTCATCCGACGCTGACAGGCGAAACGCCTCTGGAGAAGGGGCTGATCCATATGATGACCAAACGCGCCGAGATCGAGTTCCTCGATGCCGTGAGCGTCTATTTTCACCACGCGACTCCAGGCTTGGGGCCTGATGTCGAGCTGTATCAGAACGCCGAATGGGGCGCGAAAATGGGCGAGAAAGCGGTCCGAGGCATGCGATATTTCGACAACGTGCTCAAAGGCCAACCCTTCGTTGCCGGTGAGCAGTTTTCGATGGCGGACATCGCTGTACTGGGCGGGATGATCTTCGCCTCGTTGGTAAAACTGCCGGTTCCCGAAGAGTGCGTCGCGTTGCGAGCATGGCATGCCAAGATGCAAGAACGCCCAAGCGTTCAAACCTGGCGCGCTCTGGTCGAACAAGGCGCACCCAAAAGCTGA
- a CDS encoding TonB-dependent siderophore receptor — translation MSAYPLNRPALRLRNCIAAILGLTLVTAVPALADPVQVNIPSQALSSALSDLARQTNLQIIYSQDTVSGIRSRDVAGEMEPEAALRQLLGGARIAYQINGNHVTLQGRSDDGAMALPVTSIVGQAYSSVSPSDGYVAKRASAGTKTDTPLVETPYSVSVVTREQIEAQQPKTIGQALRYTPGVNAEIAGPQFVTDQLTIRGFQQGTGRMLRDGTRTFLPEFLGWDAPEPYGLERIEVLRGASSVLYGASDPGGQINLVTKRPTVEPLHEVQLQMGNHNYQQAAFDLGDALDEEGIWSYRLTGLFREGDAQTDHITNRRQYIAPAISYRPSDDTELTFLGEYQKQTGNFANPLPAQGTVFRDVRGRLDRDTYVGDTGYDFMTNEKTSLGYVFEHHFDEVWTARQNVRYSDYRQASSEIALFGPVGDQYSRYNDQRQGDGHLFTMDNQLQANFATGPLEHTLLTGVDYNNGKFNQDQSLNFILESFDVFNPVNAQPLTFSPVGASSYEQKLSQTGVYLQDQLKVDKWVFLLGGRYDWASNQKDDRAPQTQKDEKFSGRAGVVYLFDNGLAPYVSYSESFLPVMGITADSSQLDPEIGKQYEVGLKYEPPGSNSLYTIAWFDLTKQNATENVNGFSRQEGEVRSKGIELEAKTEITQGFNLIGSYTWNDVEITQSDVGNKGNTPFRVPEHMASLWGDYIVQSGSLEGLRLGAGARYVGSTFGDSANSFKVDSYSVVDALVSYQLGKVDASLDGVEVSLNATNLFDKEYVAGCYSNVGCQYGQQRTVYGTVSYNW, via the coding sequence ATGAGCGCCTATCCATTGAATCGACCCGCCCTGCGTCTGCGCAACTGCATCGCCGCCATTCTGGGCCTGACACTGGTGACCGCCGTGCCGGCACTGGCCGACCCGGTCCAGGTCAATATCCCGTCCCAGGCGTTGTCGTCGGCGCTGTCCGATCTGGCCAGACAGACCAATCTGCAGATCATCTACAGCCAGGACACGGTGTCGGGCATTCGCAGTCGTGACGTCGCCGGAGAGATGGAGCCGGAGGCAGCGCTGCGTCAGTTGTTGGGCGGGGCGAGGATTGCCTATCAGATCAATGGCAATCACGTGACCTTGCAAGGCCGCAGTGATGACGGGGCGATGGCCTTGCCCGTGACCAGCATCGTTGGCCAGGCCTACAGCTCCGTCAGCCCCAGCGACGGTTATGTCGCCAAGCGCGCTTCGGCGGGCACCAAGACCGACACACCACTGGTGGAAACGCCGTACTCGGTGTCTGTGGTCACCCGCGAACAGATTGAAGCGCAGCAGCCGAAGACCATCGGCCAGGCCTTGCGTTATACGCCGGGCGTCAATGCCGAAATCGCCGGCCCTCAGTTCGTCACCGACCAGTTGACCATTCGTGGTTTTCAGCAGGGCACCGGGCGCATGTTGCGTGATGGTACGCGCACCTTCCTCCCCGAGTTCCTCGGCTGGGACGCCCCCGAACCCTATGGCCTGGAGCGAATTGAAGTGCTGCGCGGTGCCAGCTCGGTACTTTATGGCGCCTCCGATCCAGGCGGACAGATCAACCTGGTGACCAAGCGGCCGACCGTTGAGCCGCTGCATGAAGTGCAGTTGCAGATGGGCAATCACAATTACCAGCAGGCGGCCTTTGACCTGGGCGATGCGCTGGACGAGGAGGGCATCTGGAGTTATCGCCTGACGGGCCTGTTCCGCGAAGGCGACGCCCAGACCGACCACATCACCAACCGTCGTCAGTACATCGCGCCAGCCATCAGCTACCGTCCCAGCGACGATACCGAGCTGACGTTCCTGGGCGAGTACCAGAAACAGACCGGCAACTTCGCCAACCCCTTGCCGGCTCAAGGCACGGTGTTTCGAGATGTGCGTGGCCGCCTGGACCGCGACACCTACGTGGGTGACACCGGCTACGACTTCATGACCAACGAGAAGACCTCGCTGGGTTACGTGTTCGAGCATCATTTCGACGAGGTCTGGACGGCGCGCCAGAACGTGCGTTACAGCGACTATCGCCAGGCCAGTTCCGAGATCGCCCTCTTCGGGCCAGTGGGCGACCAATACTCACGCTACAATGATCAACGCCAGGGTGATGGTCATCTGTTCACCATGGACAATCAGCTCCAGGCCAACTTCGCAACCGGGCCGCTCGAACACACCTTGTTGACTGGCGTCGACTACAACAACGGCAAGTTCAATCAGGACCAATCGCTGAACTTCATCCTGGAAAGTTTCGACGTATTCAATCCGGTGAACGCGCAGCCACTGACTTTCAGTCCGGTGGGTGCCAGCAGCTATGAACAGAAACTGTCGCAAACCGGTGTCTACCTGCAGGACCAGTTGAAGGTCGACAAGTGGGTGTTCCTGCTGGGTGGGCGCTACGATTGGGCCAGCAACCAGAAGGACGACCGTGCTCCGCAAACCCAGAAGGATGAGAAGTTCAGCGGCCGCGCCGGTGTTGTCTACCTCTTCGACAATGGACTGGCACCGTATGTCAGCTACAGCGAATCGTTTTTGCCGGTGATGGGTATTACCGCTGACAGCTCGCAACTTGATCCGGAAATCGGCAAGCAATACGAAGTGGGCCTCAAGTACGAGCCACCCGGTTCCAACAGCCTCTACACCATTGCCTGGTTCGACCTCACCAAACAGAACGCCACCGAGAACGTCAACGGCTTCTCCCGGCAGGAGGGCGAGGTTCGGTCCAAGGGTATCGAGCTTGAGGCCAAGACCGAAATCACCCAGGGTTTCAACCTGATCGGCAGTTACACCTGGAACGATGTCGAAATCACTCAATCGGACGTGGGCAACAAGGGTAATACTCCGTTCCGGGTGCCGGAGCACATGGCGTCGCTGTGGGGAGACTACATCGTCCAGAGTGGCTCGCTGGAGGGTTTGCGCCTGGGGGCCGGCGCTCGTTACGTGGGCAGCACATTCGGCGATTCGGCCAACAGTTTCAAAGTGGACAGCTATTCGGTGGTCGATGCACTGGTCAGCTATCAACTCGGCAAGGTCGATGCTTCACTGGACGGCGTAGAGGTGTCACTGAATGCCACCAACCTCTTCGACAAAGAGTATGTGGCCGGTTGCTACAGCAACGTCGGCTGTCAGTACGGACAGCAGCGCACGGTCTACGGCACGGTGAGTTACAACTGGTAA